TCAAGGAACTGCGCGAAGAAGCAATCACCGAAGGCCTGCACGGCATCAGTCCACGCTATGTGCAGGACAAGATCAGTAACGCCCTGGTGGTGCATCTCGACTCGCAATCGATTAACCCCTTCATGGTGCTTAACGAACTCGAAGCGGGGCTGAAGCATCACTCGCTTATCACCAGCGAAGAGACTCGCTCACGCTACCGAGAAATGCTCGGCGTGGTGAAGGAAGAGTACGAAAACATCGTGAAAAACGAGGTTCAGCGTGCAATTGCAGCCGACGAAGATGCCCTCAAGCGTCTCTGTGGCAACTACATCGACAACGTCAAGGCGTACACGCAGCGCGAGAAAGTCCGCAACAAGTTCACCGGCCAATACGACGAGCCCGACGAGCGGCTGATGCGCTCGATCGAAGAAAAAATCGACATCCCCGAGAGTCGCAAGGACGACTTCCGCCGCGAGATCATGAACTACATTGCTGCCCAGTTGATGGACGGCAAGATGTTCGACTATCGGTCGAACGAGCGGCTGTACAAAGCCTTGCAACTCAAGTTGTTTGAAGATCAGAAAGACACCATCAAACTGACGAGTCTTGTCAGCCAAGTGGTGGACAAGGATACGCAGGCCAAGATCGATGTGGTGAAGGGGCGTTTGATTCGCGACTTTGGCTACGACGAAGAGAGCGCCACTGATGTGCTGAACTATGTGGCGAGCATCTTTGCTCGTGGTGATGTGAAACGAAAATAGGTGGGAGCGTGGCCGTGCCCGCAGGATGACGAAAGGAGCCAATCACCGTGGTCATGAAGATCGATCGCGATGCGCAGCGATTCAAGGAGATTGTGCGCGGACGCATTCGCGACAACTTGAAAAAGTACATCACGCACGGCGAAATGATTGGCCGTAAAGGGGGCGATCTCGTTTCGATTCCCCTCCCCCAGCTCGATGTCCCGCACTTCAAGTATGGCAAGAATGGCCGTGGTGGAGTTGGTCAAGGGGATGGTGAAGTAGGGCAGCCTGTCGCGCCCGGTGAAGGGGAGGGAGATGCGAGCGGCAAGGCGGGTGGTGAAGCGGGCGAGCATGTGCTGGAAGTGGATGTTTCGCTCCAAGAACTGGCGGAAATCCTCGGCAGTGAGCTGAAACTTCCCAAGATTGAGCCGAAGGGGCGCGCGAGTATCACCCAAGAAAAAACGCGTTACAACAGCATCCGCCGCGTGGGTCCCGAATCGCTCCGTCATTTTCGCCGCACCTATGTCGAAGCACTACGGCGTCAGCTCTCCGAAGGCTCTTATCGCCCCATCGATCCCCGGATTGTGCCGATCAAAGAAGACCGGCGTTATCGCTCGTGGGAAAGCACCCCCGAGCCACAAGCGTCGGCGGTGATTCTCTACATGATGGACGTTTCGGGGTCGATGACCGACGAGCAAAAGCAGATCGTTCGGACCGAAGCGTTTTGGATCGATACCTGGCTGCGATCGCAGTACAAGGGGCTCGAGCGGCGCTACATCATTCACGACGCCGCTGCCAAAGAGGTCGACGAGCATACGTTCTATCACACACGCGAAAGTGGTGGCACGCGCATCAGTTCGGCCTACAAGGTGGCTGTTGACCTGATCGATCGGCAGTTCAGTCCCAACGACTGGAACATCTACTGTTTTCAGTTCAGCGACGGCGATAACTGGGGAGACGATAATCGTCAGTCGCTCAGTTTGCTCCGCGAAAAATTGATCCCCAGCAGCAATCTGTTTTGCTACGGCCAGGTCGAAAGTCCCTACGGAAGTGGCGAGTATTATCGCGTGCTCGAAGAGGCGTTTGGGGAAGAGCACGACCGCCTGATCCTCTCGGAGATTGAAAACAAAGAGGGAATTTACGCGTCGATCAAAACGTTCCTCGGACGGGGAAAGTGAGGCCCGCTGTGCAGTCGCTTCATCGGTTTCGCTCACTCACGCCACAGCTCGTCGAAGTTCAGCGGCAAATGGAGGAGCATGCCCGCAACTATGGGCTCGACTTCTTCACCACCATCTTTGAGGTGGTCGATGCCGATCAACTGAACGCGATCGCTGCCTATGGTGGTTTTCCGACGCGCTATCCCCACTGGCGATTTGGAATGGAGTACGAGCAGCTGAGTAAAGGCTACTCCTATGGTCTGCAGAAAATTTATGAGCTCGTGATCAATAACGATCCATGCTACGCCTACCTTCTTGCCAGCAACATGATGACCGATCACAAGCTGGTGATGGCCCACGTCTATGGTCACTGCGACTTCTTTAAGAACAACGAGTGGTTCAGCAAAACCAATCGCCGCATGATCGACGAGATGGCCAACCATGGGAATCGGATTCGGGACTACATGGATCGCTACGGTGTCGAGGAAGTCGAAACGTTCATCGACTCGTGCCTTACGATCGAGTGGCTGATCGACATTTACTCACCCCACATCAAACGCCGAAGCACGGTGCTGCAAAGCAGCATGATGGCGGAGCAAGAGGAGGTGGCAGGTCCCACGGCGACCCGTTTTCAGTCGAAATCGTACATGGATTCGTTCGTGAATCCCCCCGCTGCCATGCACGAAGAAATGGAGCAAAAGCGGCGAGATCTCGAGCGCAAAGAGAGTTTTCCGAGCGAACCGATGCGCGACGTCATGCTGTTCTTGCTCGAACATGCGCCGCTGAAACCTTGGCAGCACGATGTGCTGGCGATCATCCGGGATGAGGCGTATTACTTTGCGCCACAAGCTCAAACCAAAATCATGAACGAAGGGTGGGCCACCTATTGGCACAGCACGATCATGACCCGTCACGGGATCGAACCTGCTGACCTGGTTTGTTACGCCGATCATTGCAGCGGCACACTCGCCGGATCACGCACACGCCTGAATCCGTACAAGCTAGGGCTTGAGCTGTTTCGTGATATCGAAGATCGCTGGAATCGTGGCGCTTTTGGCGAGGATTTTGATGCGTGCGATGACTATCGCGAGAAAAAACATTGGGACAAAAAACTTGGGCTTGGACGGAAGAAGATTTTTGAAGTTCGAAAAGTGCATAACGATCTGACGTTCATCGATGAGTTCTTGACCCTCGATTTCTGCCGCGAGCATAAGCTCTTTTCGTTCGGGATGAACAAGGAATCAGGCTACTACGAAATCGAAAGCCGGCAGTTTGCCGAAGTGAAGAAGACGCTGCTGTTCAATCTGACCAACATCGGCAGGCCGATCATTTATGTGAAAGATGGAAACTATCGGAATCGAGGAGAGCTTTATTTAGAGCATCGTTACAGCGGCGTCGAACTCGATACCAAGTACGCGCAAGATACGCTGACGAATTTGCATCGCTTATGGAAGCGACCTGTCCACATCGAGACGGTGACGAGCGACGTGGTGACGGTGCATTCGTTCGATGGTCGCGAGCATGCGAGTACGTCGACCAAAAAGTGAGCCGTCCGGCGCTCAGGAGCGGTTTTCCCATGAATATCCGATTGCAGATCGACCAGGAACTAGCCGCAGCGGCTCAGGTGGGTGGTCCGGCACGCATTGAAGTGCCGCTCGGATCGGGACGTGTGATTATGGAGTTGCTGGCGGTCGATTCGATTGGATGTGGTCTCGATTTTCTCTGCTATGAAACGCCCACACTAGCGCATGCTTCGATTCCCGATCTGCAGAAGATTGCGACCAAATTGCAGTCGCTTGTGAGTTATTTGTTCGAGCCGATTGGGCTGTTGGAGATCGATCGCGAGGCGTGTGTGTTGCAACTCCGGTCGATGCCCCCCGATCACGATCTGGAATCAGTGCGCTACTACGAACTTTGGGTGCGCAAAGGGGGAGAGATTGCTCTGACCCGTTATCGAAAAAGGCGAGGCAAAATGCGCGAGCGGATCGCCGCGCAGCTGACTCGCGAGGTGGTCAGCCGACTGGCACATGATTTTGTTCGGAGCACGCAATAGCAGCCTAAGCTCCCTTTTTTAAGCGTGGTGCGAAAGGGAGCGAGGCTGTGTACAATCGCCGGTTATGGCAAAACTTCTCGATCAAGTACTCGTGGTAGATGTGGAATCGACATGCTGGCAGGGGCCCCCGCCTCATGGTCAGCTCAGCGAGATCATTGAAGTCGGTTTGTGCACGGTCGATGTGCGGAAGCGTCAGCGATTAGCCAAACGCTGCATCATGATTAAGCCTGTCCGGTCACGATTGAGCGAGTTCTGCACACGTCTAACGACTTTGCGCGACGAGGATTTGGTGGGGGCTGGCACGCTGGCCGATGCCGTCAGCATTCTTAAACGCGAGTATCGATCGCCCGATCGCCTGTGGGCCAGTTGGGGCGATTATGACCGTCGTCAGTTCGAACGCGTTTGCAAAGAGCTGACGGTCCCTTATCCGTTTGGCGTGAGTCATTTGAACATTAAAACGCTGTTTGCCGTTCTTTATGGCGACAATCGCGAGATTGGTGTCGACGAGGCCTGCGAGCGGATTGGGATTCCGATGGAAGGGACGCACCATCGAGGGGTCGATGATGCCTGGAATATCGCGGCGATTTTCTGCCATCTGATGGAGCACTTTCAGCTTCCAGCGATACCACCCCAATCGATCTCGACGACGACTTAGCAAGGTGGTCGGCAGAGCGCGCAGCACGCGTTCTTGTCCGTCGTCACTGGCGGACTATTTTGCCAGATTCATGCCTGCCAAATGTAGGCAAGTGCGCAGTGGGGCGAGTAGAATCGAGGCTTCGGAATTGGCCTACCTAAAGAAGGGCCGGTCGAAGGTCGAAGCGTTTTCCCACCTGCTTCTTACCGCGACCAGCCGCAGCTGTTGTGGGAGTCGCTCGTATGTTGCGCGGAACTGAGGCTCTCGAACGTCGTTTGGTGATTGCGTTACCGCTGCTTCTGGTTTTCTTATGCCAGGTCTCGACCTCTGCCGGGGCCGAGAACAAGGTCGACTTTGCTCGCGAAGTTCGTCCGATTCTCTCGAAGAAATGCCTCGCCTGCCATGGTCCCGACGACGAACATCGTCAGGCCAATTTGCGGCTCGATACGCGCGACGGTGCTCTTGCGGCGGCCGATAGCGGCGCAGCGGCTGTTGTTCCTGGTAAGCCTGAGGAGAGCGAACTGCTGCGGCGCATTTTGTCGCACGATGAAGCCGAGAAAATGCCGCCCCCCGAGACGAGCATCACGCTCGACGAAAAGCAGATCGAAATCCTGCGGAAGTGGATTGCGGAAGGGGCCTCGTATGCACCGCACTGGTCGTTCGTAAAACCTGTCGTGCCGACACTTCCCGAAGCAGCGAATTCCAAGTGGAATGCCCATCCGATCGATCGCTTGGTGTTTGCAGAACTCACTCGCGCGGGTCTTGCCCCTGCCGACGAAGCGGATCGCTATACGCTGATTCGTCGACTGAGCTTCGATCTCCGTGGCCTACCACCAACGCCTGCTGAAATCGAGGCGTTCGTGAAAGACACATCCGACAATGCCTACGAGCAACTGGTGAATCGGTTCCTTGCCGATCCTGCTTTTGGTGAACGCTGGGCACGGATGTGGATGGATCAAGCGCGCTACGCCGACAGCCGCGGCTATGGCAGCGATCCTTTACGTATGAACATCTGGCCGTTTCGCGACTGGGTGATCGATGCCTTCAATCAGAACAAGCCCTACGATCAGTTCACGCTCGAGCAACTGGCGGGAGACTTGATGCCGGGTGCAACCGACGCAACGCGAACCGCCACTGCCTTTCATCGCAACACGATGACGAACACCGAAGGTGGCACCGACGACGAAGAGTTTCGCGTGGCTGCGGTGAAGGATCGAGTCGACACCACCATGCAAGTGTGGATGGGGGTGACTGCGGGTTGCGCAAAGTGTCACAACCACAAGTACGATCCGATTTCGCAAAAGGAATACTACCAACTTTACGCAGTTTTCAATCAAACGGCCGATAGCGATCGTGGTGACGAAGCGCCGCTGCTTTCCATATCGACTAGCGACTACGAAGAGAGTTTGAAGCGTACGCAAGAACGCATCGCGCAGCTGAAAGCTAAGCTCGAGACCCCTTCGGACGAACTCACGAAAGCGCAGCAGCTGTGGGAATCGTCGCTCGTGGTGCAAGGGAATTGGCAGCCGATCATGCCGACCGAAATCACGTCGACAGCAGGGCTGAAATTCACTACCAATGCGGATGCGACTGTCGAAGCACAACCTGTCGATGGCAAGTATCCAGCTAGCGACGATTATGCGATCGGGCTGAAGCTCGACGCCAGCGATATCACTGCTCTTAAGCTTGAGGCGATCGCAGTCGCTGACAGTGGTGCTGGTACCGGCGAGAAGGGGCAACTGGCGATCTCGCAAATCGGGGTTAGTTTTGCGAAAGAGGGGGCTGCTCCGACGATTGCCCCACGCTTTGTGCGGGTCGAACTTCCCGGCGCTCAGAAAATGCTTTCGCTCGCCGAGGTGCAGGTTTTCTCGGGAGAGAAGAACGTCGCTCGCAGCGGTAAGGCAACGCAGTCGAGCACCGATTACGACGGACCACCTCAACTGGCAATCGATGGCAATACTGATGGCCACTATGCCAATGCCAAGAGTACGACCCACACCGCAGTAGAGAACAATCCGTGGTGGGAAGTCGATTTGCAGTCGGCGATCGATGTTTCGAAGGTTGTGATTTGGAATCGAACGGATGGCAACGTCGGGGGCCGAATTGCTGGAGCAAAACTCGTTCTACTGGATGCCAATCGCGAAGTCCTTTGGCAACAGCCTCTCGCAGCGGTTCCTAATCCGTCTCTCGACGTAACGATCGATGGCACCAGCAGCGTGAACTTGGTGGCGGTTAGCGCCGAGCCTGTGGCAACGTCGCTTTCGGCAGCAGCGGTGCTGGCACCTGTAGTCGATCGCGCGAAGGCCTGGATCGTTGGCGAAAGTAATGCCGGTGCTTCGCTCACGCTCTACCCAGCGGCCAGCATTCACGTCAAAGCTGAGGCCAAACTGGTCCTTTCGATTCGCCAGCAATCGACTCGCGCTGGTGAACTGCTAAAGCGCTTCCGCATCAGTGTGACGCGCGATCCAGCGATGCTGCTCCGCTCGAAAGTACCTGCCGAAGTGCTGGCGATCATCGATCAACCGGCGGCGCAGCGAAGTGCTGAAGATGCTGCAAAGCTCGCGGCTCATTTCCGGTCGATCTCGCCACTGCTCGACACGGTTCGTCAAGAACTCGCTGCTGCTGAGAAGCAAGTTCCCGCGAAGCCGACGGTTCCTGTGATGCAAGAGTTAGCTGCGAACAAGCGTCGTGTTACGCACTTGATGCTCAAAGGAAACTTCCTGGCCAAGGGAGACGCAGTCGAACCGCAGTTGCCTCTATCGTTCCATGCCGCTCCTAAGGAGAGCGTCGATCGCTTGAAACTAGCCGAGTGGATCATCAGCCCCGAAAATCCGCTCACGGCACGCGTCGCCGTGAACCGTTTCTGGGCCCAGCTGTTCGGAATTGGGATTGTCGAAACGGAAGAAGATTTTGGACTGCAAGGCGATCTGCCAAGTCATCCGCAATTGCTGGACTGGCTCGCGATCGAATTCGTGCGACTCGACTGGGATACCAAGCAGCTACTCAAAACGATGGTGATGTCGCAGACTTACCGGCAATCGTCGCAAACAACTCCCGAGAAACTCGAGAAAGATGCTCGCAACCGACTCTTTAGTCGCGGCCCTCGTTTTCGTCTCGAGGCAGAAATGGTGCGCGATCAAGCCCTGCAATTGGCGGGGCTATTGAGCCACAAGATGAAGGGGCCAAGTGTGTTTCCTCCGCAGCCTGCCGGACTGTGGCAAGCGGCGTTCAATGGCGAAAGAACGTGGACCACCAGCGCCGGCGAGGATAAGTATCGTCGCGGACTCTACACCTTCTGGCGACGCACTACGCCGTATCCATCGATGACCACATTCGATGCGCCGTCGCGCGAGACATGCTCACTCCGCCGGGTGCGGACGAATACACCGCTGCAAGCTTTCGTGACGATGAACGATGTGGTCTACGTTGAAGCATCGCAGGCACTCGCGCGGCGTTTGGTTCGCGAAGGTGGCGACACGCCTACCGCTCGCGCCAAGTTCGGGCTGGAACTTTGTCTCGCGCGGCCAGCGACCGAAGCCCAAGTGCAAGTGATTGTGAAACTATACGAGAGTGAACTTGCCCATTATAAGACCGACGCAGCTGCTGCCGCGAGGCTCGCAACCGATCCACTCGGGCCGCTTCCAGAGGGGGCCGATGCCGCCGAATATGCCGCCTGGACCGTGATTGCGAATGTGCTGCTGAACATGGACGCTGTGCTGATGAAAGGCTAATGAATCCGATGAACACGAATCTCGATAAGCTGAAACTCGCCACGCGTCGCACGTTCCTGAAAGATGCTTCGCTCGGGCTCGGTGCGCTCGCACTTTCCCAGCTCGCGGGAAATGCGACCGGCGAAGAGGCTGCGGCCGATAATCCGCTGACCGCCAATCCACTCGCGCCGAAAGCGCCCCCGCTGAAGGCAACTGCGAAACGCGTGATTTACCTGCACATGTCGGGAGCTCCGCCGCAGCACGATCTGTGGGACTATAAACCCGAACTCGTGAAGCATCACATGGAGCCTTGCAGCGACGAGGTTCTCGCGATCCTAAAGCAAGAGCGATTGCCGTTCATCGATCTCAACGCACGTCGCCCCAAGATGCTCGGCTCCCCATACAAATTCGCGAAGCAGGGCCAGTCGGGGCTCGAGATGAGCGAGCTCTGGAAGCACCTTCCCGAGCATGCTGATGATCTGTGCGTGATCAAAAGCATGTACACCGATCAGTTCAACCACGCCCCAGCCGAGCTGTTTCTCTACACCGGTTCGCCACGCAACGGAAACGCCTCGATGGGTTCGTGGATCACCTACGGCCTGGGGAGCGAGAATCAAGATCTTCCGGGATTTGTGGTGCTCATCAGTGGTGGCACCGATCCGACCGGTGGCAAGGCGCTCTGGAGCACTGGATTTTTACCGAGTGTTTTTCAAGGAGTGCAGTGTC
This window of the Pirellula staleyi DSM 6068 genome carries:
- a CDS encoding SpoVR family protein; its protein translation is MQSLHRFRSLTPQLVEVQRQMEEHARNYGLDFFTTIFEVVDADQLNAIAAYGGFPTRYPHWRFGMEYEQLSKGYSYGLQKIYELVINNDPCYAYLLASNMMTDHKLVMAHVYGHCDFFKNNEWFSKTNRRMIDEMANHGNRIRDYMDRYGVEEVETFIDSCLTIEWLIDIYSPHIKRRSTVLQSSMMAEQEEVAGPTATRFQSKSYMDSFVNPPAAMHEEMEQKRRDLERKESFPSEPMRDVMLFLLEHAPLKPWQHDVLAIIRDEAYYFAPQAQTKIMNEGWATYWHSTIMTRHGIEPADLVCYADHCSGTLAGSRTRLNPYKLGLELFRDIEDRWNRGAFGEDFDACDDYREKKHWDKKLGLGRKKIFEVRKVHNDLTFIDEFLTLDFCREHKLFSFGMNKESGYYEIESRQFAEVKKTLLFNLTNIGRPIIYVKDGNYRNRGELYLEHRYSGVELDTKYAQDTLTNLHRLWKRPVHIETVTSDVVTVHSFDGREHASTSTKK
- a CDS encoding DUF444 family protein, which produces MKIDRDAQRFKEIVRGRIRDNLKKYITHGEMIGRKGGDLVSIPLPQLDVPHFKYGKNGRGGVGQGDGEVGQPVAPGEGEGDASGKAGGEAGEHVLEVDVSLQELAEILGSELKLPKIEPKGRASITQEKTRYNSIRRVGPESLRHFRRTYVEALRRQLSEGSYRPIDPRIVPIKEDRRYRSWESTPEPQASAVILYMMDVSGSMTDEQKQIVRTEAFWIDTWLRSQYKGLERRYIIHDAAAKEVDEHTFYHTRESGGTRISSAYKVAVDLIDRQFSPNDWNIYCFQFSDGDNWGDDNRQSLSLLREKLIPSSNLFCYGQVESPYGSGEYYRVLEEAFGEEHDRLILSEIENKEGIYASIKTFLGRGK
- a CDS encoding DUF1553 domain-containing protein → MLRGTEALERRLVIALPLLLVFLCQVSTSAGAENKVDFAREVRPILSKKCLACHGPDDEHRQANLRLDTRDGALAAADSGAAAVVPGKPEESELLRRILSHDEAEKMPPPETSITLDEKQIEILRKWIAEGASYAPHWSFVKPVVPTLPEAANSKWNAHPIDRLVFAELTRAGLAPADEADRYTLIRRLSFDLRGLPPTPAEIEAFVKDTSDNAYEQLVNRFLADPAFGERWARMWMDQARYADSRGYGSDPLRMNIWPFRDWVIDAFNQNKPYDQFTLEQLAGDLMPGATDATRTATAFHRNTMTNTEGGTDDEEFRVAAVKDRVDTTMQVWMGVTAGCAKCHNHKYDPISQKEYYQLYAVFNQTADSDRGDEAPLLSISTSDYEESLKRTQERIAQLKAKLETPSDELTKAQQLWESSLVVQGNWQPIMPTEITSTAGLKFTTNADATVEAQPVDGKYPASDDYAIGLKLDASDITALKLEAIAVADSGAGTGEKGQLAISQIGVSFAKEGAAPTIAPRFVRVELPGAQKMLSLAEVQVFSGEKNVARSGKATQSSTDYDGPPQLAIDGNTDGHYANAKSTTHTAVENNPWWEVDLQSAIDVSKVVIWNRTDGNVGGRIAGAKLVLLDANREVLWQQPLAAVPNPSLDVTIDGTSSVNLVAVSAEPVATSLSAAAVLAPVVDRAKAWIVGESNAGASLTLYPAASIHVKAEAKLVLSIRQQSTRAGELLKRFRISVTRDPAMLLRSKVPAEVLAIIDQPAAQRSAEDAAKLAAHFRSISPLLDTVRQELAAAEKQVPAKPTVPVMQELAANKRRVTHLMLKGNFLAKGDAVEPQLPLSFHAAPKESVDRLKLAEWIISPENPLTARVAVNRFWAQLFGIGIVETEEDFGLQGDLPSHPQLLDWLAIEFVRLDWDTKQLLKTMVMSQTYRQSSQTTPEKLEKDARNRLFSRGPRFRLEAEMVRDQALQLAGLLSHKMKGPSVFPPQPAGLWQAAFNGERTWTTSAGEDKYRRGLYTFWRRTTPYPSMTTFDAPSRETCSLRRVRTNTPLQAFVTMNDVVYVEASQALARRLVREGGDTPTARAKFGLELCLARPATEAQVQVIVKLYESELAHYKTDAAAAARLATDPLGPLPEGADAAEYAAWTVIANVLLNMDAVLMKG
- a CDS encoding 3'-5' exonuclease, translated to MAKLLDQVLVVDVESTCWQGPPPHGQLSEIIEVGLCTVDVRKRQRLAKRCIMIKPVRSRLSEFCTRLTTLRDEDLVGAGTLADAVSILKREYRSPDRLWASWGDYDRRQFERVCKELTVPYPFGVSHLNIKTLFAVLYGDNREIGVDEACERIGIPMEGTHHRGVDDAWNIAAIFCHLMEHFQLPAIPPQSISTTT